ATTATCATAAGCACGCGCCATCCTGATTTTGAAATAGACCTGAAAAATTTTTGACGATAAAAAAGGCCGATAGAACCTATGCTCATGTATTCGGAAACAACCGTCAAATCCAAATCTGCCCTGCGGAGAATCAAAAAATATATCCGCCACACGCCCCTCGATGAATTCAAAGAATTGTCGCAACAAACCTTCAACAAAATATTTTTGAAATTGGAAAATTGGCAAGAAACCGGCTCGTTCAAAGTGCGCGGCGCATTGAATCGTATGCTAACTCTCAGCGAAAAAGAAAAATCCGATGGAGTGATTACTGCTTCCGCCGGGAATCACGGTTTGGGCGTAGCGTACGCCAGCGAATTATTGGGCATAAAGGCGCGGATTGTGGCGCCGGTTTCCGCCGCTCCCACAAAAATTCAAATGCTGCACAATTTCGGCGTCGAAGTTGTGCAGGCGGGTCGTGATTACGACGAATCCGAAGATGTAGCACATCGCATCGAAAATGACTGTCAGCTCACTTTTGTGCACGCTTTTGAAGATCCCTACATTATCGCCGGTCAGGGAACTATCGCGCTGGAAATTTTGGAATCGCTGCCGGAGGCAGACATGATCGTCGTCCCCGTCGGCGGAGGCGGACTCATTTCGGGAGTTGCCATCGCGGCGAAACAAATTAAGTCTAACATTAAAATTATCGGCGTGCAAAGCGAAGCGTCGCCGGCAATGTACCGCGCCTGGAAATCTAATCAGGCAATCGAATCTCCGATCAGGGAAACCGTCGCGGATGGCCTCGCCGGCAGACTGGTCAGTCCGACCATGCTGGCAACGGTTCAGAAGTACGTCGATGATTTTGTCCTTGTTTCGGAGGAAGAAATCGTCGACGCCATGCTTTATTTGCTGGAGACAAAACACATTCTCGTCGAAGGCGCCGCTGCCGTCGGCATCGCTGCTGTCAAAAACAGACACCTTTCAGGGGAAAACGAAAACATTGCCATCGTTATTTCCGGGAGAAATATTGATTTGAAAATTGTAAAAAAAATTTTGCGGACGTAATTTCTGAGGCTGGCGTTCGCTCATTGACCGGATTGAGCGAGCAGGTGTTTTTTGCGCGTCATTTTTGGAATAAAATTTTTCCTTCCTGCATTTGAAAAACCTGACTTTTTCCCGAAACAATCTTGTCGCCAAAACCGGTCAAAGAGAGCAACAATTTCAAAAACCCGCCTTTGAAGCGTTTTTCCTGCTCTTTTGAATCATCTAAATTTTTCAAGTCTAAATTCTTCGCGCTGCCGGAGAGCCAATTTTTTATTTCCTGATAATTCTCCATGGAAAGAGGCCGCAAAATCGCTTTCACGGTGACAAAATATTTCTTCTTCGCTGAAATTTTTTTCTGCGGAAGCAAACCCATGTCGCTCATCTCGGTGCACAATCGCTGAACTTTTTCCGGAGAAGGGGTCAGCCGCCGCTCCTCGGGGCTCAGAACGACGAATTTCTTTTCCCAATTATCAAAATAGACTTTAATGCGCCGGGACTGGCCGGCGATTAAACTATTGACCCAGCGGCTCTTGCGCTCCCACAATTGAATTTCGTACTGAAAAGTACTGGTCAGTCCGCGGCGTAGCCCCTGCATGGTTTTGTCGTCAAAAATTCCCTGGGTGTGAAAGCTGACGACAAGATTTCCTTCTTTGACGCCGATGGAATCAATGAACACTTTTTTTTCATCAGCGAGCAAAAAAGAAGTCAAAAAGGTCAACCAGAGAATTAGCAAATAAATTTTTTTCATTCAACGTGCCCTGTGCCGTCATGCCTGAAAAATTTCACTTCAGAATTTTGGCTTTCGCAAAAATAATTTCTCATGGAAAATTTCAATTTCTGCCCGCCGTTATTCCGATCCACTCTTCTTTTGTCGCTTCATCCCGTGAGCGTAAAGCTGTCGGCGATAGCGAAAATAAAAATTGATCCCGCTCTTCGACCAATATGCCGGAAAAGATGACCAGCCCGTCAGGAGAAAGGTTGCCTTCGATATCGAGAAGCATCTTTTCCAGCGCGGTGCGATCGATATTTGCTAACATGAGATCAAATTTTTTCGGTGACAGAGAGAGGCGATCGCTGCAAAAAAAGTAAATCCGCTCGCCGACGCCGTTGTTCGCGGCATTCTTGCGCGCCGTTTGCACGGCAACGGGATCGCGGTCAAAGGCAAAAATTTTTCCGGAAAAAAGCTTTGCCGCTGCGATCGACAAAATACCGGTTCCGGCGCCGATGTCGAGAATACGTTTGAAATCCCGCTTTTGTTTCAGCATTATTTCCAGAATGAGCTGAGTAGTTTCGTGCGTGCCCGTGCCAAACGCCATCTGCGGATCTATTTCAATGGTGATCTTATCCGCCGCAGCAACTTTTTCTTCCCAACTTGGCTTGATCAAAATTTTCCCGCCGATTTCGACGGACTTGTACCCTTTTTTCCATTCCGCATTCCAGTCGCGATCAGCAAAAACACGGACTTTCATTTTTTCGATTTGGATTTTGAAACCAAGCTTTCCCAATTCCCGCAAATAACGGTCAAATTTCTCCGCCTTTGACTGACGCCAATCCTTGTCCGAAAAATAACCGTGCAAAATCCCTTTTTCCGTGTGGCAGCCGGCGCTGCCCAACTCAAACAGGAAATTCGCGATCGACTCTTCCGATTGCTCGTCGACCGGCAGGGAGATTTTCACCCAACGATTTTTCTCTGAGGACTTCATTTGCTCTTCCCGACTTTACCATTCAGCGCGAACGCCGGCGAGCAGAGAAACGCCGCGCTCCGGGAAATTCTGCCAGATTTCAACCGCTTGATTCAACAAATTGGTCCCTTGCAGAAACAGGCGGTATTGTGAGAAAATTCTCTTTTCCAATTTCGCCGACAACCACAGAAAAGAAGGAAGTTTTTCATTTCTCTGTACTGCCGTGAAACGGCTTCCGACCCAGTTCATTCCCAGGTCAAAACGCCAGCTCCGGGCAAATTGCCATTCCAGCGACAACGGTAAGCTGAAATTTTCCGTGTAGGGCAAGTGCGCATCAGCGGCACGGAGAGAATCGTCGCCGATGGAATAGAACGTTGCCATGAATTTTCCGTCAAGCCGGATGTTCGGCGCCAAATCCCATGCCGCTGCCAGCGAAAATTTTGTCACTGTTGTTGACTCCAGCCGATTCAGACCGAACAAGCCCGTTTGCGGGCTTTGCGTCCAATAAACATCATTCTTTGTCTTTTCAATTTTCAAATCAGCGCGCAAATCCAGATTTTCCGCGGGCAAATATTCAAAAGACGCGCCCAATTGCAGGTCTTTTTCCATCGGCTGCAAATTCGCGGAAAAATCAAGGTAGGGATTTGCCTGAAACCAGCGATCGAACGCAATGGGCGCAATCTCGCGTTTGGCAAAAATTTTTCCGCCAAAATTTTCCAGCGGCGTAAAAATCAATTCCAATTCCGGCGAAAATTTTGTCCGCGATTGCAATTCACTGACTTCGACATCCTGATAAAAAGCACTAACTTTCACGCGCAGAAAATGCAGCGGAGCAAAGCCAATTCCTAATTTCCCTTCAAAAATACTCTGTTGTTGATTTTCGCCAAAACTGTTGTGCTGATAATCGCTACTGACACTCAGAAGTGTTGCATTGATTTTTTTGCTGTAATCAAAATTAAATCCGAACCAGCGATCTTTCTGGCTGACTTTTGCGGAATCGGCATCCTCAAAATGGTTTCCGCGATAGAAAATGCGCCCATTCAGCGCGTGGCCTTTTTCATTTAAATAATTGACAAAAAAATCAGTCTGCAGTTGCTGAACATCGCGTGTCGCGGCGTTGGATTGCCGCGCTTGAAACAGACCATAGTCACGTACATTTCCGTCCAGGGAGAGCGCTGCGGACAAATTTTCCGTCACGCTCCTGCTTACATCAGCAGCGATGACAGTGCGCTGAAATTGGCTGTTTTCAAATTGTCCGCCAATACGCCGAAACTGACCAGCCGCGCGAAAATTCACCAGCCGCGTCTGCTGTGACCATGTCCCCGCAAAATTGGCGTCCTGAAAGCGTCCCCAGTGCAGCAAAAGCGATTTTCTGGCATCTTTTGTGTTCTCTGAACGGGAAAAAACCGATTTGTTAGCAGCAAACTCAATCACCGGAGATAGCGACGCCACTTTTGCCGGCAGAAGGGAGATTTCGGATGAAAAAGTTTTTTTGTTTTTTTTGACGATTCGCCTGCTCTTGTTCTGACCATAAATGATTTCGTCTGGCAATTGCAGCCGCGCCGATTTTTTCTGCTGCTTTTTCAGCGAATCGCTCGCGGATCGCGTTTGCCCGAGCAGCAAGTTCGTCATGGCCAGGACAACAAAAATTCCAAAAATAAAAATTCTGATCTGTCTCATCTATTTTCCGGCTATTTCATTTAATCGTAGTTGTGCTTTTTTACGGAATTCTTCATCCTGATATTTGTCGATCAACGTTCGATAGAGCTGGCGCGCTTCGGCGTATTGTTTGACCACTTCATTTGCCAGCGCCGCCTGATAGATGCCGCGCACGACCCAGTCCGTCGCCGTGCCGTAAAGATATTTTACTTTCAAATATTCAACAATTGCCTGCTGATAATTGCCGTCTTGAAAGTAGCTCTCGCCGATGAAGTACTGGGCTTCCGCCGCCAAATTCGGAAACGGACAATTCAGAACTTTTGCCAGTATTTTTCGACTATGCTCATCTTTGCCGGTTTTCATTTCCATTTTTGCCAATTCGATCTGCGCGCGAAAACTGGTTTCCGTGCCGGGAAATTTTTCAATTACCGTCTCAAATTCTTTCTGTGCGGTCAGCAAATCGCCCTGTTTGAGCCGACAAAATCCGATTTGCACTCGCGCGCGCGCCGCAGCTTCGCTCCCCCGGTAATTTTGGATTAATTCCTGATAATTCTGCACTGCTTGTTCGTATTTTTGATCCCGTTGCAAAATTTTCCCAATTGTCAGCAGCGCACTCTTTGAAAAATCATTCGCCGGGTTCATCTCAAATTGTCGCTGGTAAGATTGAATCGCTTTTTGTTTTTCATCCATTTTCAAATAACATTCGCCGATCCAGTACCACGCCGACTGCGCCGATTTTGATTGCGGGTAATTTTTCGCCAATTGTTGAAAAGCGCTATTCGCTTCGCTGTAATTTTTTAGATTGAACAGTAACTCCCCCTTGCGAAAAATGAGATCCGGCGCCCAGTCCGCATCGGGAAATTTTTTCAAATAGGAATCCACCAGCGATAACGCCTCGGAAGTTCTGCCCTGCTGAATCATCGCCCATTGCATTCCGCTCAAAGCTTCGTCCAGCAAACCGCTGTCCGGATATTTGTCGATGATTTCCTGATATTTTGTAATGGCGTCCACGTAATCGCCGAGGTTGTAATAGCAATCCGCTTTGGCGTAAATCGCTTTTGCCAAAAATTTGCTCGACGGAAAATCCGTGACCACGCGGTCAAATTCCCGCAGCGCCTGTCGGTAATCACCGGACTGAAAATAGGCTTTTCCGGTCATGAACTGCGCTTCCGCCGCCAGACTGGCGTTGCGGTACCAGCGGGTGACTTTGCGAAATTCGCTTACGCTGGAGGTAAAATTTGACAGATGAAAATAGCTTTGGCCTATTTGAAATTGCGCTTCTGCCTTGACTTCAGGATCAACCGCCAGCCTGATTACGCGGCGGTATCTTTTGATGGCTTGGGTGTATTTTTTCAAATTAAACAGAGCATCTCCGCTGCGCAGCAAGGCGTCGGCTTTGACCGCAGCATCGCGGGACATTTCCGCAGCGCGATCAAAATTTTTCACTGCGGAAGCAAAATTTTCCAGACGAAATTGACACCAGCCAAGACCGTAATAGCTTTCCGCCAGACGATGTGATTCAAGGAATTGTGTCACAACCTGCTGGTAAAATTTCTCCGCTTGCGCCCATTGCTCTAAACCGAAATACGCCTCTGCCAGTCCAAAGATCGCCTCATCGAGCGATTTGTAATTCGGATATTCCTCTAATAGTTGATTAAAAGTATCAATGGCGTGCTGAAAATTTTTCCCTTTTAAAAATGTCCAGCCCAATTTTTCCAGAGCAAGCGGCGCAGTTTTGTGAGATGCAAATTTGCTAATCGTCTCGCGGTACGCCTTTTCCGCTTCAGCAAGTTTGCCTTGGGCGCGATAAGTTTCGCCAATCATAAATGACGCCTCCGGCGCAATATCGTCGCCGGGAAATTTGTCAACTATTTGTCCGAAATATTGCTGCGCCGGCGGGAAATTGTTTTCTGTGAAATCAATTTTTCCCAACTCGTAAAGCGCCGCCGGAATTATTTTGTGGCTACCGTACTTTTCGACCAATCGCAAAAATGTCTGTTTCGCTTGCTGGTTTTGGTTTAGTTTTTCGTAACAGCGTCCTTTCTGAAACATGGCGGTCGGCGCAAGTTCGCTGTTCGGAACGCGCTGGAGCATGGCGTCGAATTGAGCAATAGCGTCGACGTATTTTTCCTGCGCCATGTAAACCCAGCCGATGCCGTAGTAACAGTCATCAGTCAACTCGGGAGCCAGATTTTTTCTGATAATTCGCCGATATTGATCGATTGCCTGCTGATATTTTTTTTGCCGAAAATAGATTTCCGCCAGTTGAAACTCACCCTGACCGCGATATTTGTAATCCGGATATTTTTCGATGGCGGCTTTAATCAGTTTTTCCGCCAGTGCATCGTCGTTTGCTTTTTTCGCTGAAAATCCGGCCCGATAGAGAGCCGCCGCAACCAGCGGACTTTTGGGATAGCGGGACAGTAGTCGGCGATAGGAATTTACAGCGTCTGAGTAGCGCTTTTTTCCTTCCTGAATGTAGGAAATGGAATACTGGGCGTAATCGGCAAACTGTCCCTCGGGAAAAAGATTGAGCATCTCATGGTAATGCCGCAGCGCTTCATCCGTTTGCCCCAGCCGAAACTCGCTTTCCGCCAGCCAGTAATAGCCGTCCTGCAGTTGCTTCCCCTCAGCGGATTCGCTGATGAATTTGCCGAGGAGTTGCTTTGCCTTGCGGAAATCTCCGCTGTGGAAATAAGCCTCGCCGTAACGCAGTCGAATGAGCGAACGATATTTGACAGCAGCGTCGCTTTGCAGCAATTTTTCGTAAAAAGAAATCGCTTTTTTGTATTTTTTCAATTGAAAATATGATTCAGCGAGGTAATACGTCGCTGGCGTCGTCAGTTCGCTTTTCGGATATTTTGCCAGAAATGAAGCAAACTGATCCGCAGCCAATTTGTACAGACCGTCGTCATAAATGCCCTTTGCCGTGCGAAAAGACTGAGTCTCAGAAGACGGTGATCGTTGCGCCAGCCCGGCAACGGCGAAAAGGAGCAAAATGGTCGCTATCAGATAAACATGCCTTCCCATCGACGTCCCTAATTTTAATGAAATTCTGTTTTGTTGTTATACGAACTCATTGCAAAAAATTTCCTTTGCATTGTCAGGAAAACATTTCCGGTAGTCAGCAACGCATAATATTGTATTTGAATGTCAAAATTAAAATTTCATTATTGAAGAAATTCTCCAATCACTTTTTAGCGGCAAGCTCCTGCGGCTGTTTTTTATGACGCGCTTTTTCTTCTTTTGCATTTTCAAAATAATTTTCTCCGACAATGACTTTCAGCGCGCCCGGCAACAGAGAAACTTCAATGTGGCGATCGCCTTCAAAAACCTCTCCGTCCAGCGTGTACGGTCCCGGCGTCTCGCGATAAATGTCAAAATGAGTCGAGCGATAAATTTGATAGACCGGTGTTTTTTCGATTTTTCCGGTGAAAAGCGTCGGCAAATAGAAAAGCGTGGTGGCTAAATTCACATCGCTGATAATCGCCAGATCGAGCAATCCGTCATCCGGACGGGCGCCCGGCGCAATGATGGCGTTGTTGCCGTACTGATTTGTATTAGCCGCCGCAACGATCAAAGCTCGCGTGCGAATTTTTTTTCCCTCATATTTTATCTCAAAAAGAGGCGCGTGATAGCGGAAAAATTCCTGGACGCTGAAAACGTAGTACGGAGCGGGACCGCGCACTTTTGTGTCTTCAAATCGCTTGCCGACGATGGCGTCGAATCCAAGACCTGCCGTGACAAAAAAATATCTGTCCCCCACTTTTCCGGCGTCAATGGTATGAACGCTTCCGCGAGTCACCAGTTGAAGCGCCTTGCGAAAAAATAGGGGTACGGACAAAGATCTCGCTAATCCGTTTCCTGATCCCAAAGGCACAAGCGCCAAAACGGTATCTGTGTTCACTAATCCTGTGGCAGATTCATTGACTGTGCCGTCGCCGCCTATGGCAACGACAATGTCGTAATTCTTTTCCGCC
The sequence above is drawn from the Calditrichota bacterium genome and encodes:
- a CDS encoding pyridoxal-phosphate dependent enzyme encodes the protein MYSETTVKSKSALRRIKKYIRHTPLDEFKELSQQTFNKIFLKLENWQETGSFKVRGALNRMLTLSEKEKSDGVITASAGNHGLGVAYASELLGIKARIVAPVSAAPTKIQMLHNFGVEVVQAGRDYDESEDVAHRIENDCQLTFVHAFEDPYIIAGQGTIALEILESLPEADMIVVPVGGGGLISGVAIAAKQIKSNIKIIGVQSEASPAMYRAWKSNQAIESPIRETVADGLAGRLVSPTMLATVQKYVDDFVLVSEEEIVDAMLYLLETKHILVEGAAAVGIAAVKNRHLSGENENIAIVISGRNIDLKIVKKILRT
- a CDS encoding DUF4390 domain-containing protein, translating into MKKIYLLILWLTFLTSFLLADEKKVFIDSIGVKEGNLVVSFHTQGIFDDKTMQGLRRGLTSTFQYEIQLWERKSRWVNSLIAGQSRRIKVYFDNWEKKFVVLSPEERRLTPSPEKVQRLCTEMSDMGLLPQKKISAKKKYFVTVKAILRPLSMENYQEIKNWLSGSAKNLDLKNLDDSKEQEKRFKGGFLKLLLSLTGFGDKIVSGKSQVFQMQEGKILFQK
- the prmA gene encoding 50S ribosomal protein L11 methyltransferase; protein product: MKSSEKNRWVKISLPVDEQSEESIANFLFELGSAGCHTEKGILHGYFSDKDWRQSKAEKFDRYLRELGKLGFKIQIEKMKVRVFADRDWNAEWKKGYKSVEIGGKILIKPSWEEKVAAADKITIEIDPQMAFGTGTHETTQLILEIMLKQKRDFKRILDIGAGTGILSIAAAKLFSGKIFAFDRDPVAVQTARKNAANNGVGERIYFFCSDRLSLSPKKFDLMLANIDRTALEKMLLDIEGNLSPDGLVIFSGILVEERDQFLFSLSPTALRSRDEATKEEWIGITAGRN
- a CDS encoding TonB-dependent receptor, yielding MRQIRIFIFGIFVVLAMTNLLLGQTRSASDSLKKQQKKSARLQLPDEIIYGQNKSRRIVKKNKKTFSSEISLLPAKVASLSPVIEFAANKSVFSRSENTKDARKSLLLHWGRFQDANFAGTWSQQTRLVNFRAAGQFRRIGGQFENSQFQRTVIAADVSRSVTENLSAALSLDGNVRDYGLFQARQSNAATRDVQQLQTDFFVNYLNEKGHALNGRIFYRGNHFEDADSAKVSQKDRWFGFNFDYSKKINATLLSVSSDYQHNSFGENQQQSIFEGKLGIGFAPLHFLRVKVSAFYQDVEVSELQSRTKFSPELELIFTPLENFGGKIFAKREIAPIAFDRWFQANPYLDFSANLQPMEKDLQLGASFEYLPAENLDLRADLKIEKTKNDVYWTQSPQTGLFGLNRLESTTVTKFSLAAAWDLAPNIRLDGKFMATFYSIGDDSLRAADAHLPYTENFSLPLSLEWQFARSWRFDLGMNWVGSRFTAVQRNEKLPSFLWLSAKLEKRIFSQYRLFLQGTNLLNQAVEIWQNFPERGVSLLAGVRAEW
- a CDS encoding tetratricopeptide repeat protein, with the protein product MGRHVYLIATILLLFAVAGLAQRSPSSETQSFRTAKGIYDDGLYKLAADQFASFLAKYPKSELTTPATYYLAESYFQLKKYKKAISFYEKLLQSDAAVKYRSLIRLRYGEAYFHSGDFRKAKQLLGKFISESAEGKQLQDGYYWLAESEFRLGQTDEALRHYHEMLNLFPEGQFADYAQYSISYIQEGKKRYSDAVNSYRRLLSRYPKSPLVAAALYRAGFSAKKANDDALAEKLIKAAIEKYPDYKYRGQGEFQLAEIYFRQKKYQQAIDQYRRIIRKNLAPELTDDCYYGIGWVYMAQEKYVDAIAQFDAMLQRVPNSELAPTAMFQKGRCYEKLNQNQQAKQTFLRLVEKYGSHKIIPAALYELGKIDFTENNFPPAQQYFGQIVDKFPGDDIAPEASFMIGETYRAQGKLAEAEKAYRETISKFASHKTAPLALEKLGWTFLKGKNFQHAIDTFNQLLEEYPNYKSLDEAIFGLAEAYFGLEQWAQAEKFYQQVVTQFLESHRLAESYYGLGWCQFRLENFASAVKNFDRAAEMSRDAAVKADALLRSGDALFNLKKYTQAIKRYRRVIRLAVDPEVKAEAQFQIGQSYFHLSNFTSSVSEFRKVTRWYRNASLAAEAQFMTGKAYFQSGDYRQALREFDRVVTDFPSSKFLAKAIYAKADCYYNLGDYVDAITKYQEIIDKYPDSGLLDEALSGMQWAMIQQGRTSEALSLVDSYLKKFPDADWAPDLIFRKGELLFNLKNYSEANSAFQQLAKNYPQSKSAQSAWYWIGECYLKMDEKQKAIQSYQRQFEMNPANDFSKSALLTIGKILQRDQKYEQAVQNYQELIQNYRGSEAAARARVQIGFCRLKQGDLLTAQKEFETVIEKFPGTETSFRAQIELAKMEMKTGKDEHSRKILAKVLNCPFPNLAAEAQYFIGESYFQDGNYQQAIVEYLKVKYLYGTATDWVVRGIYQAALANEVVKQYAEARQLYRTLIDKYQDEEFRKKAQLRLNEIAGK
- a CDS encoding diacylglycerol kinase family lipid kinase — encoded protein: MGHGKKIRFIYNPRSGIIHPKGLILRLIDHYFPPNLCEYDFWMTEYKGHAIELSKDAAEKNYDIVVAIGGDGTVNESATGLVNTDTVLALVPLGSGNGLARSLSVPLFFRKALQLVTRGSVHTIDAGKVGDRYFFVTAGLGFDAIVGKRFEDTKVRGPAPYYVFSVQEFFRYHAPLFEIKYEGKKIRTRALIVAAANTNQYGNNAIIAPGARPDDGLLDLAIISDVNLATTLFYLPTLFTGKIEKTPVYQIYRSTHFDIYRETPGPYTLDGEVFEGDRHIEVSLLPGALKVIVGENYFENAKEEKARHKKQPQELAAKK